In Spirochaeta isovalerica, one DNA window encodes the following:
- a CDS encoding mannose-1-phosphate guanylyltransferase, producing the protein MIDHVIIMAGGAGTRLWPASTNTRPKQFMKIGGNDSLITSAIKRGFALDHRGYVIIVTHRDHLKPALDECSALPEEMRKRIVILPEPFARNTAPALMLAAAWLKWKGEENSSVIVLAADHIINDTDGFIASVEKASQLAEKDRLVPFGIPPVSAETGYGYIEAGKTFLPGLEVVSFKEKPDLKTAVKFVAAGNFYWNSGMFVYPVSLFYDELRVHTPEVVEPFDSIDFRDGQFAAEKDLTYLKDIDAITPVYEKVLKISIDYALMEKSHKIAMAEAEFDWNDVGSWDVISEIDKSEKNTLTVKGRNNFVYGDDVQVAFCGVSDLIVVVEEGKILICRKGESQLVKEVTEKL; encoded by the coding sequence ATGATTGATCATGTTATAATTATGGCCGGCGGCGCGGGCACCAGACTCTGGCCGGCTTCTACCAATACCCGACCCAAACAGTTTATGAAAATCGGCGGCAATGATTCTCTGATAACTTCCGCCATAAAACGAGGTTTTGCCCTGGATCACCGGGGGTATGTCATTATCGTGACACACAGAGATCATCTGAAACCGGCCCTCGATGAGTGCTCGGCATTGCCTGAGGAGATGAGAAAGCGAATTGTCATCCTCCCGGAACCATTTGCCAGAAACACGGCTCCGGCTCTGATGCTCGCGGCGGCCTGGCTGAAATGGAAAGGCGAGGAAAACTCTTCGGTCATCGTTCTGGCAGCGGACCACATAATAAACGATACCGACGGTTTTATCGCGTCTGTAGAAAAAGCTTCGCAGCTGGCCGAAAAAGACAGACTTGTTCCCTTTGGAATTCCTCCTGTCAGCGCCGAAACCGGATACGGCTACATTGAAGCGGGAAAAACTTTCCTTCCCGGCCTGGAAGTGGTCTCATTCAAGGAAAAGCCGGATCTGAAAACAGCGGTGAAGTTTGTTGCGGCGGGCAATTTCTACTGGAACTCAGGTATGTTTGTCTATCCGGTCAGCCTGTTTTATGATGAACTGAGGGTTCACACTCCGGAAGTTGTTGAGCCTTTCGATAGTATTGACTTCCGCGACGGGCAGTTCGCCGCGGAAAAAGACTTAACCTACCTGAAAGATATCGATGCGATAACTCCCGTTTACGAAAAAGTCCTTAAAATTTCCATTGATTATGCGCTTATGGAAAAGAGTCATAAAATCGCCATGGCTGAGGCTGAATTCGACTGGAACGATGTGGGAAGCTGGGATGTTATTTCCGAAATAGACAAAAGCGAAAAAAACACCCTAACGGTCAAGGGCCGGAATAATTTTGTCTACGGCGACGACGTACAGGTGGCATTCTGCGGAGTGAGTGATCTGATAGTGGTTGTGGAAGAGGGAAAAATACTGATCTGCCGCAAGGGAGAATCCCAGCTGGTCAAAGAGGTGACCGAAAAACTTTAA
- the hisF gene encoding imidazole glycerol phosphate synthase subunit HisF, producing MFQKRIVVCLDVKEGRCTKGIKFKDNIDVGDPVEMAAKYYRDGADELVFYDITASHEKRGIMIDVVRKVAEQIFIPFSVGGGISTLDDIKDVILAGAEKVSVNSSAVRNPSIIEEGASLFGSQCIVLGMDAAADPDMPSGYRVFINGGRKAMDLDALAWAKQAESLGAGEIVLNSIDADGMKTGYEINLTKMISRSVGIPVVASGGAGSPEHLAAVLKEGSADAALIASMVHFGDYTVEDIKKHLTTQKIPVRM from the coding sequence ATGTTTCAGAAAAGAATCGTCGTCTGTCTTGATGTAAAAGAAGGCAGATGCACCAAAGGAATCAAATTCAAAGATAATATTGATGTCGGCGATCCTGTCGAAATGGCAGCTAAATACTACCGCGACGGCGCCGATGAGCTTGTTTTTTACGATATTACAGCCTCTCATGAGAAAAGAGGCATCATGATCGATGTTGTCCGCAAAGTGGCCGAACAGATCTTTATTCCCTTTTCCGTCGGCGGAGGCATATCCACTCTCGATGATATCAAAGATGTTATTCTGGCGGGAGCGGAAAAAGTCAGCGTCAACTCATCGGCTGTGCGCAATCCCTCGATTATTGAAGAAGGCGCGTCGCTATTCGGTTCCCAGTGCATTGTTCTGGGGATGGATGCCGCTGCCGATCCTGACATGCCTTCGGGGTACCGGGTCTTTATCAATGGCGGCCGGAAAGCTATGGATCTGGACGCTCTGGCCTGGGCGAAACAGGCGGAAAGTCTCGGCGCAGGGGAAATCGTGCTCAATTCCATCGATGCCGACGGGATGAAGACAGGTTACGAAATCAATCTGACGAAAATGATATCCCGATCGGTCGGGATTCCCGTCGTAGCATCGGGCGGCGCGGGAAGCCCTGAACACCTGGCTGCGGTTCTCAAAGAAGGATCGGCCGATGCGGCGCTTATCGCCTCGATGGTGCACTTCGGCGATTATACTGTTGAGGATATAAAAAAGCACCTGACCACTCAAAAAATTCCCGTGCGAATGTGA
- a CDS encoding Uma2 family endonuclease: MGDPKLKPKEGKYSYADYLTWPDEERWEIIDGEVWDMSPAPIRKHQFISAYLTAEIFTFLKGKTCQVYAAPFDVRLDETENHIEESVFNVVQPDLSIICDTNKLDDTGCKGAPDLVIEILSPSTSFKDETHKLNLYEKSGVREYWIINPETEIIMIYLLEGEKFKAPVSFRKTGTWESPVLKGFELDISGLFESL; the protein is encoded by the coding sequence ATGGGAGATCCGAAGTTGAAACCGAAAGAGGGAAAATATTCCTATGCCGATTATCTGACCTGGCCCGATGAGGAGAGGTGGGAGATTATTGACGGCGAAGTCTGGGATATGAGCCCCGCACCGATCAGAAAGCATCAGTTTATTTCCGCCTATTTAACAGCTGAGATATTCACATTTCTCAAAGGTAAAACATGCCAGGTCTATGCCGCACCCTTTGATGTCAGATTGGATGAAACAGAGAATCACATCGAGGAAAGCGTTTTCAATGTTGTCCAGCCCGATCTTTCAATCATTTGTGATACGAACAAACTGGATGATACAGGATGTAAAGGCGCTCCTGATCTCGTCATTGAAATCCTCAGTCCTTCCACATCATTTAAAGATGAAACCCACAAACTGAATCTCTATGAAAAATCGGGGGTTAGGGAGTACTGGATCATTAATCCTGAAACGGAAATCATAATGATCTACCTGCTGGAAGGTGAAAAATTCAAAGCACCAGTCAGCTTTAGAAAAACCGGGACCTGGGAAAGCCCTGTTCTCAAAGGATTTGAGCTGGATATTTCCGGTCTTTTTGAATCCCTCTGA
- a CDS encoding aminopeptidase P family protein, protein MTIHERISALRMKMEEKGLQAYIIPSEDPHGSEYVAPHWQCRKWISGFTGSAATVVVTMDTAGLWTDFRYYIQAEEELKDSGIELFKYGMPGVPSYEQWLSENMKKGQIVGLDGKNLSVGSAEKLETLLGKTGIRLETEAPLIDGIWTEDRPSLPMGSLFLHDEKYNGRSRADKLKALRDVMSRYGATHHVLSALEDICWLFNIRGKDLDTIPVAVSYAVITMDGAELFIHEKKAAPVKEALKKDRISIRPYDEITKALGAIGKGSLVLADRSKLSVSLVNSLGEGAEVRYETNPTTSMKALKNEVEIENLRKVMERDGAAMVRFIKWIKENSLTGQTELSLAAKLLSFRKMGDEFAGESFTPIPGYRAHGALCHYSADEEGQFSVDEKGGLFLIDSGGQYPGGTTDITRTLTLGNPTEQEIRDYTLVLKGHIALSLAKFPRGTRGYQLDLLARMDMWREGIDYGHGTGHGVGHYLSVHEGPMNISPKPIDVALEPGMVISNEPGIYREGSHGIRIENLVLVKKDRETEFGNFYEFETLTLCPYDPELIDLSLLTDEERSWINSYNQDVYNRIAPYLDDQEKSWLKGRTIEFTL, encoded by the coding sequence ATGACTATTCACGAACGAATTTCAGCTCTCCGGATGAAGATGGAGGAGAAGGGGCTTCAGGCCTATATCATCCCTTCGGAAGATCCCCACGGATCGGAATATGTAGCGCCCCACTGGCAGTGCCGCAAGTGGATTTCCGGCTTTACCGGGAGCGCCGCTACAGTGGTCGTCACCATGGATACCGCCGGATTGTGGACCGATTTCCGGTACTATATTCAGGCGGAGGAAGAGCTGAAAGATTCGGGAATAGAATTATTCAAATACGGTATGCCCGGAGTCCCCTCCTATGAACAGTGGCTCTCTGAAAACATGAAGAAAGGACAGATCGTCGGTCTGGACGGTAAGAATCTGTCGGTCGGCAGTGCGGAAAAACTGGAAACTCTCCTGGGCAAAACCGGGATACGCCTGGAAACTGAAGCGCCACTGATCGACGGGATCTGGACTGAAGACCGACCGTCTCTGCCAATGGGCAGTCTTTTCCTTCACGATGAGAAGTACAACGGCAGAAGCCGGGCTGATAAACTGAAAGCTCTCCGGGACGTCATGTCGCGTTACGGAGCGACCCATCATGTCCTCTCCGCTCTGGAAGATATCTGCTGGCTTTTCAATATCAGAGGCAAGGACCTCGACACCATTCCCGTCGCTGTTTCCTATGCCGTCATAACTATGGACGGCGCCGAACTTTTCATTCATGAAAAGAAAGCCGCGCCAGTTAAGGAGGCACTGAAAAAAGACCGCATTTCCATCCGCCCCTACGATGAAATCACAAAAGCTCTCGGGGCAATCGGAAAAGGATCTCTGGTTCTGGCCGACCGTTCCAAACTGAGCGTGAGTCTGGTCAATTCCCTGGGGGAAGGCGCGGAAGTGCGATATGAAACAAACCCGACCACATCGATGAAAGCTCTGAAAAATGAAGTGGAGATTGAGAATCTCCGGAAAGTCATGGAGCGTGACGGAGCGGCGATGGTCCGTTTCATAAAATGGATAAAAGAAAACTCTCTCACAGGTCAAACGGAACTGTCTCTTGCAGCCAAACTCCTATCCTTCAGGAAAATGGGCGATGAGTTCGCAGGAGAAAGCTTCACGCCGATTCCCGGCTACAGGGCTCATGGGGCTCTCTGCCATTACAGCGCCGATGAAGAAGGTCAGTTCTCGGTTGACGAGAAGGGCGGTCTGTTCCTTATCGATTCGGGCGGACAGTATCCCGGCGGAACGACTGATATCACCAGAACTTTGACTCTGGGAAATCCGACGGAGCAGGAAATCCGCGATTACACCCTTGTCCTGAAAGGGCATATTGCCTTATCTCTGGCCAAATTTCCCCGGGGGACCCGAGGTTATCAGCTCGATCTGCTGGCCAGAATGGATATGTGGCGCGAAGGGATCGACTACGGACATGGAACCGGGCACGGCGTTGGACATTACCTCAGTGTCCATGAAGGCCCTATGAATATCAGTCCCAAACCGATCGATGTGGCTCTGGAGCCCGGTATGGTTATCTCCAATGAACCGGGAATTTACCGCGAGGGGAGCCACGGGATCAGAATTGAAAACCTGGTTCTCGTGAAGAAGGACAGGGAAACCGAGTTCGGAAATTTCTATGAATTCGAAACTCTGACCCTCTGCCCCTATGATCCCGAACTGATCGATCTCTCCCTGCTGACCGATGAAGAGCGGAGCTGGATCAACAGTTACAACCAGGATGTCTACAACAGAATCGCCCCTTACCTCGATGACCAGGAAAAGAGCTGGCTGAAGGGGAGAACTATTGAGTTCACCCTTTAG
- the ileS gene encoding isoleucine--tRNA ligase: protein MYKPVDPRVNFPEMEEAILKFWEDKGIFKRSIEQREGSPEYVFYDGPPFATGLPHFGHFVPGTLKDIIPRYQTMKGNKVERRFGWDCHGLPVEYEMEKELGISGKTEIEKFGVTEFNEQCRSIVLRYTNEWETVINRLGRWVDFEDDYKTMDPDYMESIWWVFKQLWDKGLVYEGHKILPYCPRCSTVLSNHELNLGGYQDVHDPAITIRFKVKGEDNTYLLAWTTTPWTLPSNLALAAGPDIEYVKVKDGEEFFILGEERLSAYYKSEEDYEIVARYKGTELEGLAYEPLFDYFAEEADNGAFKVYLADYVTTEDGTGMVHTAPGFGEDDYNTLKKTDINVKCPIDDECQFTSEIPEYKGRFVKDCDKDIITRLREEGKLIKRDQYLHSYPHCWRCKSPLIYRAVSSWFVDVPSIKQKMLDANDTINWVPSHLQKGRFGKWLEDAREWAISRNRYWGNPIPVWKCPDCGKTDCIGSRQELKDRSGQDVTDLHKHFVDHITFKCDCGGEMKRIPEVLDCWFESGAMPYAQNHYPFENKEKFEANFPAEFISEGLDQTRGWFYTLTILAAALFDKPAFRNVIVNGLVLAEDGKKMSKSERNYTDPMVVISNFGADALRLFLMNSACVRAESLKYSDDGVKEVLKSIIIPFWNAYSFYVTYANIDMVKPEGKPENPENPLDQWILSETEKMVAEVTEQLEAYEVQKAIGPIVSFIDQLNNWYIRRSRRRFWKSENDGDKFQAYGTLYHALMTVIKIAAPIIPFVTEEIYLNLKTDDMPDSVHLCDYPVADTSARDEELELKMALTQQAVSMGRALRSIHNLKTRQPLKAMHLVTRDKDEKKVLFEMVDIIREELNVKEVLFRENEEDLVEYSAKANFRVLGKILGKDMKAAASRIETLTMDEIQTVLEGSTLNIEFEGTEHTNLDITEEHLMIQRQEKENLKVLNEGSLTIALDPEITEELKNEGIVRDIVRSVQNLRKESNLDVTDRISLSIDGSEAVKIAVEAFEEHLMQETLTSKWTWEKKDDAVEAACGDETCMISLVKN, encoded by the coding sequence TTGTACAAACCTGTAGACCCGCGTGTAAACTTTCCCGAGATGGAAGAAGCCATTCTCAAATTCTGGGAAGACAAGGGAATTTTCAAGCGGTCGATTGAACAGAGAGAAGGCTCTCCCGAATATGTATTCTACGACGGACCTCCATTTGCTACTGGATTGCCCCATTTCGGGCATTTCGTACCCGGTACATTGAAAGATATCATTCCCCGTTACCAGACCATGAAAGGTAATAAGGTGGAACGCCGTTTCGGTTGGGACTGCCATGGACTTCCTGTAGAATACGAAATGGAGAAGGAACTCGGTATTTCCGGAAAAACGGAAATTGAGAAATTCGGTGTAACCGAGTTCAATGAACAGTGCCGCTCGATCGTGCTGCGCTACACAAACGAATGGGAAACCGTAATTAACAGACTCGGCCGGTGGGTCGATTTCGAAGATGACTATAAAACCATGGATCCCGATTACATGGAATCCATCTGGTGGGTGTTCAAGCAGCTCTGGGACAAAGGTCTCGTTTATGAAGGTCATAAAATCCTTCCCTACTGCCCCCGCTGTTCCACCGTTCTGTCCAACCACGAGCTGAATCTCGGAGGCTACCAGGACGTTCACGATCCGGCCATCACCATCCGGTTCAAAGTTAAAGGCGAAGATAATACCTATCTACTGGCCTGGACGACCACGCCCTGGACCCTTCCGTCCAACCTGGCGCTGGCTGCCGGACCGGACATCGAGTACGTCAAGGTAAAAGACGGTGAGGAGTTCTTCATTCTCGGTGAGGAAAGACTTTCCGCTTACTACAAGAGCGAAGAGGATTACGAGATCGTCGCCCGTTACAAGGGAACGGAACTTGAAGGCCTGGCCTATGAGCCGCTTTTCGACTATTTCGCCGAAGAAGCGGATAATGGCGCCTTCAAAGTCTATCTGGCCGACTACGTGACAACCGAAGACGGTACAGGGATGGTCCACACCGCTCCCGGTTTCGGTGAAGACGACTACAACACTCTGAAGAAAACAGATATCAATGTAAAATGTCCTATTGATGACGAATGTCAGTTTACCAGTGAAATCCCCGAGTACAAAGGACGTTTCGTAAAGGACTGCGATAAAGACATCATCACCAGGCTGAGAGAGGAAGGGAAACTGATCAAAAGAGACCAGTATCTTCACTCCTATCCCCACTGCTGGAGATGTAAATCTCCTCTTATCTACAGAGCCGTAAGCTCCTGGTTCGTCGATGTTCCCAGCATCAAGCAGAAAATGCTCGATGCCAACGATACCATCAACTGGGTTCCCTCGCATCTGCAGAAGGGGAGATTCGGAAAATGGCTGGAGGATGCCAGAGAATGGGCCATCTCGCGAAACAGATACTGGGGTAACCCCATCCCCGTCTGGAAATGTCCCGACTGCGGCAAAACGGATTGTATCGGAAGCCGCCAGGAACTGAAGGACCGTTCCGGTCAGGATGTGACCGACCTCCACAAGCATTTTGTCGACCATATCACATTCAAATGCGACTGCGGCGGCGAAATGAAGAGAATCCCCGAAGTTCTGGACTGCTGGTTCGAATCGGGGGCTATGCCTTACGCGCAGAACCACTATCCTTTCGAGAACAAGGAGAAGTTCGAAGCCAACTTCCCCGCCGAGTTCATCTCCGAAGGATTGGACCAGACGAGAGGATGGTTCTATACGCTGACCATTCTGGCCGCGGCGCTCTTCGACAAACCGGCCTTCCGCAACGTCATCGTCAACGGACTGGTTCTGGCTGAAGACGGAAAGAAAATGTCCAAGTCCGAGAGAAACTACACCGACCCCATGGTTGTCATCAGCAACTTCGGAGCCGATGCTCTCAGGCTTTTCCTGATGAATTCCGCCTGCGTTCGGGCCGAGAGCCTGAAATATTCCGATGACGGTGTTAAAGAAGTTCTCAAAAGCATCATCATTCCTTTCTGGAATGCCTACAGCTTTTACGTGACTTACGCCAATATCGATATGGTGAAACCGGAAGGCAAACCGGAAAATCCCGAGAATCCCCTCGACCAGTGGATTCTTTCGGAAACGGAAAAAATGGTTGCCGAAGTAACGGAACAGCTCGAAGCTTATGAAGTGCAGAAAGCCATCGGTCCGATCGTTTCCTTTATCGATCAGCTCAACAACTGGTACATCAGACGGTCGAGAAGGCGTTTCTGGAAATCGGAAAACGACGGAGACAAGTTCCAGGCATACGGAACGCTGTACCATGCCCTTATGACGGTTATAAAAATCGCCGCACCTATCATCCCCTTCGTGACTGAAGAGATTTATCTCAATCTGAAGACCGATGATATGCCCGATTCGGTTCATCTCTGCGACTATCCCGTAGCGGATACATCGGCGAGAGATGAGGAGCTGGAGCTCAAAATGGCTCTGACTCAGCAGGCTGTTTCCATGGGGCGGGCGCTCAGAAGCATACACAACCTGAAAACCAGACAGCCCCTCAAGGCTATGCATCTGGTTACCAGAGACAAAGACGAGAAGAAAGTCCTTTTCGAGATGGTGGATATCATCCGCGAAGAGCTCAATGTCAAAGAAGTCCTTTTCCGTGAAAACGAAGAAGACCTGGTTGAATACTCCGCCAAGGCCAACTTCCGCGTGCTCGGAAAAATCCTCGGAAAGGATATGAAAGCCGCCGCTTCGAGAATTGAAACACTCACAATGGATGAGATCCAGACCGTTCTCGAGGGCTCGACTCTCAATATCGAGTTCGAAGGAACTGAGCATACAAACCTCGACATCACTGAAGAGCATCTTATGATTCAGAGACAGGAAAAAGAGAACCTCAAAGTTCTCAACGAAGGATCTCTGACCATCGCGCTTGATCCGGAAATTACCGAGGAACTGAAAAACGAAGGTATCGTAAGAGACATCGTCCGTTCAGTTCAGAATCTGAGAAAAGAGAGCAATCTGGACGTAACAGACCGGATCAGCCTTTCCATTGATGGTTCCGAAGCGGTAAAAATCGCCGTGGAAGCCTTCGAAGAGCACCTGATGCAGGAAACGCTGACATCGAAGTGGACCTGGGAAAAGAAAGATGATGCTGTCGAAGCCGCTTGCGGTGACGAAACCTGTATGATCTCTCTTGTAAAAAATTAA
- the hisH gene encoding imidazole glycerol phosphate synthase subunit HisH yields MIGVVDYKAGNLKSVDSALSHLHGDFFISDDPEKLLKCDKMIFPGVGEAYSAMEVLRSTGLGEAVKEFASSGKPLLGICLGAQIVFDHSEERDTPCLGIIPGKVKRFAPDMGLKVPHMGWNTIEYRELPLFKDIPQNSSFYFVHSYYIASENDENVAAICEYGIPFTAAAVKDNILACQFHPEKSGEPGLQLLKNFIELY; encoded by the coding sequence ATGATCGGAGTTGTCGATTACAAAGCGGGAAACCTGAAAAGCGTGGATTCAGCTTTGTCTCATCTTCATGGAGACTTCTTTATCTCCGACGATCCGGAAAAACTGCTGAAATGCGATAAAATGATTTTTCCCGGTGTGGGGGAAGCTTATTCCGCCATGGAAGTCCTCCGGTCCACCGGACTGGGAGAAGCCGTTAAAGAATTCGCCTCCTCAGGAAAACCGCTCCTGGGAATCTGTCTCGGAGCTCAGATCGTCTTCGACCACTCGGAGGAAAGGGACACGCCCTGTCTGGGGATCATTCCCGGTAAAGTCAAACGGTTTGCTCCGGATATGGGGTTGAAAGTGCCTCACATGGGGTGGAACACAATCGAATACAGGGAACTGCCTCTTTTTAAAGATATTCCGCAGAACTCATCGTTCTATTTTGTCCACTCTTATTATATTGCCTCGGAAAATGATGAAAATGTAGCCGCTATCTGCGAGTACGGCATTCCCTTTACGGCCGCGGCTGTAAAAGACAATATACTGGCCTGCCAGTTTCACCCGGAAAAAAGCGGGGAACCGGGACTGCAGCTCCTGAAGAACTTTATAGAGCTCTACTGA
- a CDS encoding DMT family transporter, with protein MSSPFRSFIDRIPTAPLAVAACLLWATAFAGVKTGLQYTDPLSFAGMRFFLAGLILLPLCGSPARILVEIKKFWPMILTVSFLQTVLLYSFFFISMDMVEASTGAIVNGISPLVGALLAHYFLSGEGNRLTFRRILSFLIAVSGIVFIGAGKGDLSTIGGRREILGIVLMLSGSISSAFSSIYIARKRSPINPVLLNSLQISTGGLILFFASLVSGTFRSDIFLDPEPEFFTALIYLAFLSATAFSIWFYLLKDRGVPVPTLSIWKFIIPVAGAVFSWIIIPGESPDPLSLTGMFAIGLSVILFFSGRKRISA; from the coding sequence TTGAGTTCACCCTTTAGATCATTCATTGACAGAATCCCCACAGCCCCTCTGGCTGTGGCGGCCTGTCTCCTCTGGGCGACAGCTTTCGCCGGCGTGAAGACAGGGCTGCAGTACACAGATCCTCTTTCTTTTGCCGGAATGAGATTCTTTCTCGCGGGATTAATACTTCTTCCCCTCTGCGGTTCGCCGGCCCGGATCCTTGTGGAGATAAAAAAGTTCTGGCCGATGATACTTACGGTTTCTTTTCTGCAGACGGTTCTCCTGTACTCCTTTTTCTTTATCTCCATGGATATGGTCGAAGCATCAACGGGAGCTATCGTCAATGGAATCTCTCCTCTTGTCGGAGCTCTTCTGGCCCACTACTTTCTGTCCGGAGAGGGCAACAGGCTGACCTTTCGGAGAATCCTCAGTTTTCTCATCGCCGTATCAGGCATTGTTTTTATCGGAGCGGGGAAGGGAGATCTGTCTACGATCGGGGGAAGGAGGGAGATTCTGGGAATCGTCCTGATGCTGTCGGGGAGTATCTCAAGCGCCTTTTCCAGCATCTACATCGCCAGGAAGAGAAGCCCTATCAATCCGGTTCTGCTCAATTCTCTGCAGATATCTACTGGCGGACTGATCCTCTTTTTCGCATCGCTGGTTTCGGGAACCTTCCGCAGCGATATCTTCCTTGATCCTGAACCGGAATTTTTCACGGCTCTTATCTATCTGGCTTTTCTGTCGGCGACAGCTTTTTCCATCTGGTTCTATCTTCTCAAAGACCGCGGCGTTCCCGTTCCCACATTAAGCATCTGGAAATTTATTATTCCCGTAGCAGGCGCAGTCTTCAGCTGGATCATCATTCCCGGAGAATCACCCGATCCGCTGTCTCTGACGGGCATGTTTGCCATAGGGTTATCGGTTATTCTTTTCTTCAGCGGAAGAAAGCGTATTTCCGCCTAG